In the bacterium genome, one interval contains:
- a CDS encoding ISKra4 family transposase translates to MAKFVIEVPDELRGAGEAMAAALETMKQTIARTGGGKSVDYAGVERTISEKAAAIERESHRAILQSLDIDVPTVVIGGIRYNRVGRCAAPYHTMAGSVSIERSLYRQSGQRGGQPGGRVVDPVSLRSGVVGDGWLPNAARAMAHAVQQGTSREAEA, encoded by the coding sequence ATGGCAAAATTCGTGATCGAGGTCCCTGATGAGCTCAGAGGTGCCGGGGAGGCAATGGCGGCCGCTCTGGAGACGATGAAGCAGACCATCGCGCGGACGGGTGGAGGAAAGTCCGTCGACTATGCGGGGGTGGAACGTACGATCTCTGAGAAGGCTGCCGCGATCGAACGGGAGAGTCACCGCGCGATCCTTCAGTCGCTCGACATCGACGTTCCGACCGTGGTGATCGGCGGCATTCGCTACAACCGGGTGGGACGCTGCGCTGCGCCGTACCACACCATGGCCGGATCGGTATCGATCGAGCGGTCGTTGTACCGTCAATCGGGCCAACGCGGGGGCCAGCCTGGGGGAAGGGTGGTGGACCCTGTGAGCTTGCGGTCGGGAGTCGTGGGGGACGGCTGGCTTCCGAACGCAGCGCGGGCCATGGCCCATGCGGTGCAGCAAGGGACATCGCGTGAAGCGGAAGC